gcagttttcatttgttatctacaatcttagaagtttgaaatatgaaaattttgaaaaactttatgcattttaatgttgAATCAGcataaatcaaaactcatccatatataatgaaataacggtgtcaaatcttaaactgtgtgTAATGAAATCCGTGTAAAATGAGGGTATTGCTAATTAATTGGTAGTTAATCTGACATAAGTAGTGGTGCAACAAGAATGGTTTGGAGGTCAAACTCTCCCGAGTTCTTAGCTTCAACATATACTGCTAATTCTATTACTGTAGAAACGGTAGAGTTAGCAATTTGCTACCAATTagataaaattaaacacatcaagACTATAGATCTCCCCTCCCTTTCAGGTAAAAATTCTTGCTGCTCCAGTGGAGATGATTAAAgactataaaattatttcactgctGATTATAACAGTAACGAAATATTTTCCAAATCATGTCTTACTCTTTGATAAGACTCTTTACTTtggcaaatttatattttcaaaaaatttcttgcagattcctacatttttttcctttcttttcggCTTGGGGGGAGGGAACCCTTTCCCCAAAGGGTACAAGTTGaaatggagatattttttttacaacaattatgTGTGATGAAATCATatgattccaaaaattttctttgataaatttaatttcagctacAAAAATGATGCTGTTCACCATCAACTAAAATGTTTGCAGATCACGAAGATTGCTCGTGAACCACTGTGGGCTTTTAGTGGCAGCCCCCATTTACCCTTGCAATTATTAGACACTGTAAAATAACTTATACAAATAGATTATCCCTCATATTATTTtagcaagtatttttaaattacaaaatgaaaaaattacgcaTAACTTGATTTGCGgatataaatgattttctttgaaTGGTTGTGTACTTCTGTTGTTGTAAACAGAAAGAGTGAAGACTTATAGGttcaatatcaaacaaatttatgTAGTACAAACCTAAGCTAGGTAATTACAGCAGAAAATTTACAGGCGATAGAAACTCAATACAgattaaatgtataagaaaatcactttgaaaaaatttttattttagatttagctTACCACAATTAAATTTAGATTGAATCTAATAGAAAGAATCTATTTTATCATTAAGTAGTTTATTCtgcataaattgttaattttattactttcaaaaatgatctaTCAAACTACTGTTCAGAGTATGGATTTTTGAGGATcaatacatttcttaaattaagaTCAGATTCcataaaacttctcatttttgctCACAATTCTAATTGTTgtattttgcaagcaaaaaggaaaagaaattctaGAGGCTTTAGATGctaattcttctaatttttaaaaataattgtattattattttatagaaatatttttttatattctaaataatatttagaatataaaaacatatttctagGCTTGAATAAGTTCAAAATACAAGGAGTATTAAAGTAAGTCATCTATTTTCTTTGTCATTCAAATAAAGATACTTCACAATCAAAAGTTCTTAATCATGCACTATTGTTGAATTTACTAAGACAACCTGGTACTAGTTTTACTATAAacactatttttcatgaaaacaaaatctCCTCAGGGCTACCACTGACTTCagctattaaaataattgcttctaGTAATCTATGATATAAAAGCCTTCAAAATAGTTGCCAGATGCAGAAATAAATAGatgtggaaaataatttttgaaaaagtcatcagatgtagaaaataattttgaaatagagaacaaatttaaatgttcaataatcgataaagaaacatactttttttgaatatattgaaagttataatttgtccacagtacaaaattaattcagactgtcaaagtaattttaatgcaaaggaaaatattcagatgttaaatttaaaacttgttgtttttaattcataattctcGTGACCATATGCATCAGCCTTACGATTACAAACTCGTTTAAAATTAACAAtaaccaggaaaaaaaattaatatgaactagaaatgatatatatatatatatatatatatatatatatatatataagtcaattcattacaaattaacattaaatataaaatattcagatttgaaaaaaggaaaatacttgGCACTCTGCAACAAAGAGAGGacaaatttactaaaaatctcATTGTTGTAGGTTAAGCAGGTCTTTAAGAAAGTAACATTAAGGTAAAAAcctgtttcttattttaaacactacacccttcttgaaattaaaaaaaaaaatagtgctctttttcattaaaaatattttccaagtacCAAAACTGAACTTATATAATGATAACtccaaaagagataaaaattcttacaacagaaatctaaatagaatttaagagaagaaaaatgtgcCTTTTAGTCCTCCTTTGTTTTGTTCATCGATCTGTGATAAAATTTGGTTGTAACCAAAGAAACATTTGCAatttcttaattatattaaacagacatatttttcatataatttaaaatactgcatattctttcaacctaaatatgttttttcttttaaaatttaactacataGCAAGCTTAGAAACAATTAAGTCCCCTATGTTACTTTGTTGTCTCCTGTGTTACCAAGATCAAGGTAACACAGGGGACAAAATggtattaaaaattccccttgtattaatggaaacaatgcaaaagtatatggtttttttttcttttaaactcaacctgaaagttttaacatgggtttaacaataaaataattatatcttttatgtctaaagttcttttttcctcACCTGGAACTCTTCAAAATAGCACATGCGAAAAAAATGGCTACTTTACATTAATAACTTGTAGGAGTACATAGCTATCGTTGACAATATTTAAGTAACACattcttattataataattaaagaagTAAGGAGGCAGTACCACAGGAGACAAAAGATTttcttccataaaataaaaataaatttgaaattttattttaaaaacatgttagtataatatgttaataatgagttgaaaagaaaaagaaacatattttaaaaaaattacatgaaaaaaaaaaggtttaaaaataaataaagtgctgTTGGGACATGGTTGTTTTATAGGACACAATTTCAATAACcccattcaaaaagtaaaaaatgtacttaattttagtaatgtatcaatgaaaaatatgtcagacctatcatttttaatgtttacatttaactttggagtaaaatttgggaaaaggttacagggcagttctcaaaaggggGAGCAagcacagacctcaactttgaagcttcaacacaaaataactttcattttaattgactcaaaaatttttgagttaaataataatactgtatagaggcaagaattatggaaaaataaaattatggaatattaatgataaatggaaataattgttaaatatattaaaaattatggaaaaaatgctcttcaaatacccttaaaaatatattttcattgctaaaaggcacaattttggactttcaaaacgttaactgggcaaatgtaccatcaaaaaaattttttttttaattatttccaaccgtttcaaaacaaaattaagggtatgaatctcaaactgaatatttttttgataatattttctacaaattaaaaaattaaagacagattattaattgtgtaaaaaatttaaaaaaagaaggaagttggaagttttatgtatgtccaaaagttacaatcttgacaatgctattatttgagtactaaatatatgatttatatgttttaaaggtattttttgatcctcaaaatcaattgttaatcattttaaagtgttttcatgtgtttttatgcagtatctttgaagtaaaatcacttttcttaaacatatatgtgagatgtccaaattgcgttacgatctagacgccgataattctgtccatttattcaatattataatatgctcttctgtcttgtaaccttactaactaaaggctattataatgttaatttctttaattcattGCTATTTTGAACAATTAATACATTATGCATTAgacattacataaataacagtagaaactcAAGTTATGATGTAACGAGTAGTAAACAAAGGCggcaaaaatcgccaagcaaacctcgaTTGGCGACAACTCACAGCGTATAGTATGCAGAGGGTTACCAGAGAGGAATTCAGGTTTTCGCCAACAGCGGCGGTTTTGGCGACTTGATCACCTGCGCTGgcaaaatggatgttttttttttcggattatacaaaaccataacaaaattttattattttaagaccagtatataaggtcactcatgtacttcataaatcctctatttttcattgcaggatttaaaaatagataaaattttcattggaaaagttcaaaaagtgAAACTTTCATAATgatcagggctgcagagtcggaaggaaaatggccgactctgtccccgactcctggattttgaaacgcccgactccgactcctgattttattattattattattatttttttaattgtactttttcaattccctttttttcttcagggaaagggggaaaacctctaaacagagattgaaatattaattcttttttatgaaaattttgcattttgtttttttattgtaaacccaagacacatacaacgttagaaattcaatttaaaactcaaattttccaatagttacgagtttaaaagtgagatgacttaaaaatccctttaaaaaaaattgagaaggattagctgtaattttccctcccccctttaacgtttaacaaatagatattgatcaaatcgtgtgctttcaatttttgaaagctgtaacttgagagaaaagcTTTTTTCCCGGcaaagttcttgagagggggtggtttggcccgggtgacacccatctggtaggtgacttccaaagttaatttcagagtttataaaaaatataaatatttcaattctgaaaattttcccggatatattttaaattatactttatcaataaaatttcaacaaatatagggcccatatacatcaggagctaattttacacaaaattcggCGGTGTACAAAtgtgtacgaatagcttttactatacctatatttcttcttcgctaaatttttaatttaaattttactggctgctttagatTAACCTtcatatgaagattttaagattaactgtaattattgagtgttgtaaccaagaaatgatttacacttattttgttccatactttttagtgagaactaagcttatagaaatagtcttaataaagaacaaaaaatctattatttcatcggatcttttggatttgtgcATTTTCGCCAGAACTTATCTGAGTTTGCGgatcactctcaaaagtttccacctgagctACGGGCCTCGTCTAACTAAATTGTTatgttccttttactattttataactgagattgaacaaaacactatgtttctatttttatttgaaagtgattacttgacaATATTAGGCAACAAAACAGTCTGCTGACAGTTGCTTTTAGTTAAGTTAAAAGGCAAGAAAACTAGGgaacggctacagaaagttcggtaagcactcaagctagctgattgccataatggcttattttctcattagtagctttttatacatgtaatcgaaccaattggtagtcagtttttaaaaaatgcaaggagagtcagtgaaaatgaaagaaaaaaagagccccggagtcggagtcggcatggtTTCTAacaactctgactccgactcctttaccccaaaattagtccgactccgactccacagccctgattatgatgatgtccaaaatctgttacctaccggACAACTATATGCCCAAAATCTGTTATCTACAGACCGATCATTAAATTCgctatttattaaattgcataaatacctgctgtctttttatgtttgtgtatgaCGTTCAAGGTATACATGctatgcaataaaagcaaaattgatttcaaattccaaaattttaaaaatggctcaaaagcaatgtttttgttctcaccttttgagaactaccctaCAACTTAAAGTCTTGGACATTAAATGTTGCATTAACTTTGGAATGACCCAAATCAtgtatcaggaaagaaattatcaatttaGATGTGTTgtttcagcttaataatttttctaaacatagataaatttactatgttacatggaaatgctttaacatttccaaaaacagataaatgttttctattttaaaaaattagaaagctattttaatttattattgccaaccaagaagtaaatttgcaaaaaaatgttagCACAGATTCTGCTATAAGTGAAAttgtatccaaaaaaaaaaaaaagtaaagactacacatttttctcaatattggacaagagtctattttttaacaatatgtgTACATTTTAGTCATTGctctaattttatgttttcccaATTGGAAGGTTTTTATCACTGGTccgacagaaaattaaaaaaatcgcggtacaaaaactttttataattggcTTTATTATTGAGCAAACTTACCAAATCATGGATCAGTGAAGTGGACTAAAGGGTTGCGGGTTCGAAGCCAGACGGTCGAAGATCCTCTGTTGTGTGGACAAACAGGTATCATTCATCTCTAGAGTCTGATGAGAGAGGATTCCCTGCTGAAAAGATCAAGAGGTCATACGGGCGGCACAACTTGAACCTCTGGCAGGGAAAATCACATAGATATTAAAAAAGGCAGTaattaaacaaacctaaataataaacattactGTTATGTTTcaagtatgcattttattttttaccaaattacagtgcattctatcctagttccaaaaataaatatgaaaaatatcatatataGATATACCTATACCAGCGAACCATGGCAACATACAACTGAAAGTCTTGTAcaactatttaaacttttattaaagttaAGTTCCTAACCTTGAACTATAATTCttgagacaaaattaaaaattatgtaatcgaaaaagtcaatttttttaacagatgcaaACAAATCAAATTACTGAAAGATGTTAATGAGAAGTTTACATTAAACTCATATTTGCCATAATATCAAAATACTCTTTATAATTAGAAATTATCTTTTTCACATTTAGatataaaatagcaaatattaaaacatttcaaattttgtttttgaaaataaggaaATATAACAACATACACTATGATATGCTATAATAGGGATTTCGTTAGttgaagagatttctttttttcctcaaatctATGTAGTTAGTTGAGCATTTTTCTATGCATCAAAATCTTGAAGGcatatatgctttttatttaaaatactaacaagCAATTACTACTCCAGCAAGTAGGATGATGTAATAAGTAACCTTTTAGATTATGTAATCTTTTGTGGTTATGATAATTTTTACagatacaattttaagcaattattatAGAATTAAGTATCTTTTCACTTCCAGCCATTATATTGCAATTATCTCAAATAACTTGGATAAGCACAAATcacaaataaattgcaaataaatatttaatattacataCAGCTTTGAACAATTTAGTATACAACCGCTGAAATCGCAATACAGAGAAAATACACAGCACAACAGAGATAAAGATACTATTTCTGCTTACTTTAATAACTCAATACCTTTACTTTCATAAACTGATGTCAAGTGCCAACTACAGTTaagtgcaccagaaaaaaaaacagcgtcaGAGAGCATAAACTTACTACAACCCTCTTTTGCTACGGTACCTATCCATTTCCTGAGTTTGGATTTCCCTGAAAAGTAATATGTTATATGcacttgaaatattgaaaatatttgtgaattcatgaaattattttcatcaaaacatcactgtttaaaaaaaaaaaatgtttgtaaagaaTCAAAGTTTCCATCTTTTTTCCTCGAAGCctcaaaatgttcagaaattgtaGGTACATATCTGATTCAAAActgaattgttaaatatattaactgGTTGTTGacataaattaaatacttatattGCCTCACAAATAAGCGTTATACTTGACAGTAAATGACAATTATTCTAACTATAttctaacttattttttcaagagtacgggaagaattttcaagggaaaaaaaagaatattttatatgtttttatctctTGCTCGATGCTTGAAAACAGCTAAAATGCAATTTCCCTGTACTATATGAAATCTCTGCaagataagaaaatataaaacaaagcaaaatagcTGTAACATATAGAACTAAACAGTtcggcgtcttttttttttttttgtaagtgttagCGATAACGTTAATATAGCTCGATTCTCAAAACGTGAAAAGGAACAATTTATAATAAAGGATAGCACatgctaaaaagttttaattgaaatgcctcccccccccacgcTATTGACATCATAAAACAATCACAAACACAGCACAAGCAAATTTGGAAGGTTTTTCGGGTATTCAGAACACtatgtgtattgaacaaaaagtgaatgcaaaaagtataacacatttcaaattctagtttaaagaaatttgcaattcTATTCAATATACAAAACGATTTCAAACTTACCCACAGAACGAGTTAATGATGAAGCTAATAACAACAGCAATGGCGTCCTTCGTTCGACGGAGCGGAGCGAGAGAACTCCCGGctctgcgcatgcgtcatcaGAGAGCGCTGGATGTACAGCCGTAGCCTTACGGTACAGCACAATATCGAATGGAATCGGCTAATGTCGGCAAAAGCGAAACTCCATACATTTCTTTATCGGGGACAATAGAttcctaaattatttcagaataatttttctcaattttatacACTTATTAGAAGCAGCAAACATCCAATAGGAAAACTATTTTGAAGGTAATTCTCTAATTCGGAATACCAATACAGCAcagtatcggatgcgatcggctaaTGTCGGCAGAAGATAAAAACGCCGTACATTTCAGTATCGTGTATTATagatcgataaattattgtaaaatgacttttttttaaatcctacctacgtattaaaattcaaaatgtcttgcaaaaagtctgttttaaaagtaattttctaattcagaatgtCAATACAGCATAGTATTGGATGCGATCGGCCAATGTCGACAGAAGTGGAACGCCGTACATTGTATCGTGGATTATATAagtcgataaattattgtaaaatgactttttttgattgaacctacaccttaaaattcaaaatgcctttcaacaaatatgttttaaaagtaattttctaattcagactgtcaatacagcacagtatcggatgcgatcggcAAATGTCAGCAGAAGATAAACGCTGTACATTTCGGTATCGTGTATTATagatcgataaattattgtaaaatgactttttttcattgTACCTACGTATAGAAATTTataatgtcttgcaaaaaatctgttttaaaagtaattttctaattcagaataccaatacagcgCAGCATCAGATGCGATCGGCCAATGTCGGCAGAACCAAACCTCCATACGTTTCGTTTTTGTGGATAATAGATTCCtaaattatttcagtataatttttccAATTGTACCCACGCATtgaatttcaaaatgctttgcaagaaaactgttttgaatgCACTTTAATAATTGAGATGACCAATGTTGCTGAGTATCGAACAGCATTGGACATTAGACAGGAAGCGtaaatttccaaatatatttttgcagtgcTAAATTTTGTCTAAATGTCTGTTATTCATGTTATTCTTTCGGGAGGAAATTGCGAAATGTTCTGAAAAGTAACCGTTGATTAAGTTTTTCTGATTTGACCAGTATCAGTTGGCCAAGCCTATACAGTATTGGACTAGATCGGCCAATAGCGAGGTCTGTCAGTTTCGTTAATCAGGAGTTTCAAATACCAAATCTACTGGAAAAAGTCTTATAACAGTTCTACCTTTAtattaaacacaaaatttccttttaaaaaacgttttataaagcCTTTTCACTTTTTCAGTATCGGGATGCCAATACTGCCCAGTATTGGCCAAAATCGGGTAAAATCGTCCGACATACGGCGACGCACGCCAGGTTTGGCCAATACTCGACCGATATTGGCCAAAATTGTTGTGCTACTGgggcatacacacacacacatacatacatacatacacacacacacatacacacaactacccacacattcattcctgcacacagacacaaacacatatgcctacacacacatacaaaccctccacacacacattctatacacaactacccatacacttatgctagcacagacacaaacacacatgcctgcacacacagcAAGCAcaacatacccccacacacacaaacacacataccccccacacacgcacaaacacacactcgtgattgcgaaaaacataatttgaattcaagatgtcaaaattcaaattaaatatttttattattttttttaatttcttgggtcattgggccccttaaggacgtTTCACTCTCCCTCCCTCTTCTCCACTGCGGGTTCGCAGATCCGGGTCTGAAACTAGTAGAGTTCCTGTAAGGACTCTAGAAACTAGGGGGTTCGGGGAGGCTCCATCATCAACATTTCTTCAGCGAGTTGAGGATCCTTTTTCAGATTTGTCAAGAAGATCAACTGTTTAAGAATAGTTTTTACAAATATAACATAGTCAGAGCTGTTCATTTTCGCTAACACGTTAAATACAcgcataacctttttttttttttttgcttgaaagttAACACACCGAAGCACGGGCATTGCTCCATTTTAAACGCACTCCATTCAAGTCAAAAAATTACAACTCAATTTCTTCAGTGAAGCATGtgttgtttttgttttggtgCCGAACCTAGGGAGCTctttaaaaacgcttttaaaacaCTGATCGCTATTAGCTAAACTTTCTACAGCTTTCGCTATTTCTATTCGAAGTGTTTTAATGACAATTTTAGCTTTATAAGGCGATTTATTTGTTATGCGTAGAACCATAGTTCTTTTTTGATTCTGAGCATCGTTTTTGCATCGCAAATCCTGTTATAACAACATTTGTGCACTGTGATGTCTATTACAAACGTTTTCGAACTAACAGGTCATAAAGACAGAGTTTGGTGTGTTGCTTGGAATCCTAACGGTACTATTCTAGCTAGCTGTGGGGGTGATAAGACAATCCGATTATGGAGCAAAGTAGGTGATACGTGGAGTTCTGTCGCTGTTCTTACTGACGCTCATCAAAGAACTATTCGTAGCATTGCGTGGTCGCCATGTGGTTCCTTTTTGGCGTCAACTAGTTTCGATTCGACAACATGCATTTGGGATAAGAGGAGTGGAGAATTCGAATGCGTAGCAACACTTGAAGGGCacgaaaatgaagtaaaaagcgTTTCCTGGTCTTCTTCTGGTCAATATCTTGCTACTTGCAGCCGAGATAAATCTGTCTGGATTTGGGAAGTTGGTGAAGATTGCGAGTACGAGTGTGCTAGTGTTCTAAATAGTCATACTCAGGATGTAAAATGTGTTCGATGGCACCCTTTTAATGACATTCTTGTGTCGACAAGTTATGATGATACCATAAAGTTCTACAAAGAGGATTGCGATGATTGGTCTGTCTTTTGTACTTTGTCCTCTCACACTTCAACAGTGTGGTCTGTTGATTTCAACAATTCCGGAAATTTGATGGCTTCGTGTAGTGATGATAAAACTGTTAAAATCTGGCGAGAATATCTTCCTGGGAACTCCGAAGGTATAGGAACGATCGGTCGTGATCCAACATGGAAATGTGTTTGTACGTTGTCTGGTTTTCATGAGCGTACTGTCTACGATATTTCCTGGAACAAGTCGAATGACCTTATAGCTACTGCTTGTGGCGATAATTGTATCAGAATATTTAAAGAAGATAATGATTCTGATCCTCATGCTCCTACTTATAGTCTCGTGCTAACTGAAAAAGCTCATACTCAGGATGTTAATTCTATTGATTGGAATCCTAAAATTCCAAATTTATTGGCATCATGTAGTGATGATTATTCCGTAAAAATATGGGAAATTGACTTCCCTAAACAGTAAAGAATTAGTATATTACTTAACCTGGTTGTAATaaatcagaataaaatatttttcttgaaaattaatcTTTGTATTTAGCTGTTCTTGCTATTGTCAATTTGTATCATGGGTAGTGGATGTCCTGAGTAACGTGTTGAagtaaggcagtgagaagctaagggatgtaagtgggcattttcaagttttgaataaaatgtgttCTCGTCCTAgataagctttcattgaaaagtttttctaaatcatgctgtatagcagcacctaccagtcccaaagcagaatactactaaatttgcgacgtacgtcgcagaacagatgccagagctgcagaacaattctgttcaaatgtgagaggaaaactgacgaattttctgcagaaaccgcggtgccaAAAATAAGTAGAAACTGCTGATTTTCTACGAATATCTTctaactcaagatagaatttttcagaaattctgcagatttcttaaaattagaagaaaatctaaaattctcgcaaattacgataatttggcggaaagctctgaatgttgaattcgataagtcctTTGTGGGACTTTCCAAATCAATCTTCATACACTGCAATTTCCACCATACGcctatgttttggaaacatgccatcattgaaacacgtccatcaccggaaattgcgtgtcttgtttgagattccAATCCCTTTGGATCCAGAAAAGATTTctattatttagaaagttttgaagtgtttcatTGCATGCAACCCAAACTTGCctcattttattgattatttcagtaatttctttattgagtaacattattttaattgcttcttcatgccatgtaaaataagccaaaaaaaatgtggtttgacacctaagttcggatttttataaaatttcgtatctttgctctttctaggcattttaaaaagcatataaactatttttggagaatctcaatcagTTAAGGTTTAACACtgtgataaagttttttttattttttcagtgctctttaattagCCATTtagttgaaagctgtgatgtttgcggaaatatctcatttccacagaaaaaaataacaacaatccagttaaaaaaattaaaataaataaaaaaacttctatatgaaaagattttgatttttaGCACCGAATTTGTGGAAATGAAATTCTTCATGTACAGTGCTTGAAGTACTTACAGAACAATTTTGGTAGAATGATTTTTCGTTGCAGAACATcctaaagtattctgctttggggcataccaggactactagtactatctcgtGCCTCAAAACAGAGAAGATGTTCACCTAACATTTGTTCTGgttatcaaaaattttctaattttggctcttacatctctttgcttctcactgcgtcataTGTCTTCAAAGTTAGAAATAAGAGCTTGCTAGGCACATTATCTGACCTAAAATTTAGATTCAATACCCAGATTTCCAACACTTGGTTGATAGACTTCTTGCCTTAAGTTTTAGATCTCATGGGAGCTTTTCTTTCCACTTATCTATACTACAGGTAGCAAGGATTTTCTAAAAGTAATTTTCCATTGTAAtcaattttgtctttaaaaagttattttcttttccatattttataaatatattgtaggcggtgtatttaaaaaattattttttatattt
This window of the Uloborus diversus isolate 005 chromosome 4, Udiv.v.3.1, whole genome shotgun sequence genome carries:
- the LOC129220877 gene encoding probable cytosolic iron-sulfur protein assembly protein CIAO1 homolog, which produces MSITNVFELTGHKDRVWCVAWNPNGTILASCGGDKTIRLWSKVGDTWSSVAVLTDAHQRTIRSIAWSPCGSFLASTSFDSTTCIWDKRSGEFECVATLEGHENEVKSVSWSSSGQYLATCSRDKSVWIWEVGEDCEYECASVLNSHTQDVKCVRWHPFNDILVSTSYDDTIKFYKEDCDDWSVFCTLSSHTSTVWSVDFNNSGNLMASCSDDKTVKIWREYLPGNSEGIGTIGRDPTWKCVCTLSGFHERTVYDISWNKSNDLIATACGDNCIRIFKEDNDSDPHAPTYSLVLTEKAHTQDVNSIDWNPKIPNLLASCSDDYSVKIWEIDFPKQ